The sequence CTGTAGCAGCGGCGACGGAGGCTTCTTCGGCTTCGGCCTCAACGCCGATTTCGGCGACGCCCCCGACGGTCTCCCCAGCGGTTACGCCTCGGGGATCACGGCCAACTTTCCGAGCCGCGATTCGGAAAACGGCGCCCATCACCTCGACTTGAGCGACTCCGCCTTCGGCCCGCTGAATGCCGACGGCTCGCTGTCGGTCAGCGCGGAGGACGACGCCGTCGACCCGATGGACTCGGACGGCGTGCAGAACATCGACGAGCCGAGCGGAGCCAGCGACTTCGACAAGCGCGACGACGGCCTGCTCACGACGATGCTCGCTCCGGGAGCCACCAATAACTTAAGCTTCCTCGTCTCGGTCGCCGCCGGCGCCCCCAAGAAGACCCGCTACGTGAACGTCCTGATGGACTGCAACAAGGACGGCGAGTGGAATGGCACCGACGCCAACGGCGCCGAGGAGCACCCCGTAAAGAACCTGCCGGTCGACGTGACGCCGGGCACCACGATGCCGATCACGACGCCCGACTTCCTTGGTTGCGTCGACACCAACCCGATCTGGATCCGCCTCACCCTGACCGATGCTCCCATCGACCTCAGCGCCTATCCGATGGGATGGGACGGCCGCGGCGAGTTCGAGAAGGGCGAGACGGAGGACTATTTCCTCACCGATCATGTCGCCTTGATCCTCCCGGATGACAAGGGCGGTGGCGGCGGTGGTCCCCCTCCACCGCCTCCTCCCCCGTGGCCCCCGGGCGGCGGTGGCGGTGGTGGCGGAGGTGGTGGCGGAGGCGGCGGTGGCGGCTGCGAGTTCTGGAAGACCTACGGCGTCACGCTCTGCAAGGGCCAGTCCCGCACCTTCTTAGCCTTAGTCGGCGGCTTTGCCCCTGACTCGGTGACGGCGACCAGCAGCGACTCCAGCGTCGCCTCGGTCGAGGTGAACGAGGCCAACGTCACGATCAAGGGCGGCGAGGAAGGCGAGGCGACGGTCAGCCTCACCGTGGTCGAGGACGGCTGCACCTATCACATCACCGTCAAGGTGAAGGTGAAGAAGTGCGAGCCCGCGCCCAAGATCGAGTGCTGCGAGCCCCCGCAGATCGCCAAGGACCCCTCGCGCTGCAAGAACTGCCGCGTGGTGGGCTGGAAGGTCCACACCAACGAAACCCCCGGCGGCGGCGGAAGCTCGGCCGACGGCGGAATCAGCGAGACCGGTTCCTACGGGGACACCTCGGGCTCGGTGAGCAAGAGCACGGTCGTCGTGGTGGGCAACGTGATCAAGATCGTCACGACCTACTACGAGTGCGATCCCTGTCCGAAGGAGTTCATCCCCGGGATCGACGACGACGGCGACGGCATCCCGAACGAGTACGACTGGTACCCAGACACCTGCTACGACATGACCGAGCCGCACTCCTTCGAGGAGCAGCTCGCGGTCGACAGCTTCTTCGACGTCTTCTTCGAGGTGAACACCTTCCTCGACCTCTACGACGCCAAGTACTTCGAGAGGCAGGAGGAGCCGCATCCCGAGGAGTTCCAACAGCCCAGCATCGGAACGCCCTACGTCAGCCCGCTGAATCCGGGGCCCATCCAGGGACCCACGACGTTCACCGGCTACACCTACACTCCAACCCATAGCGGCGCCCTGTACTAAATGCCGCCCAGGTCCCCGGGCCCTCCCGCAAGGGAGGGCCTTTTTTATTGGAGGCGGGGGAAATTAGGTTTATAAAGGAGCCGTTCCCGAAAAATCGCAACCCAAGCGAGGGTCTATGAAAAAATTCCTGACACTAATCAGCGCCTTGTTCCTTATTTCCAGCGCCGCACTCTTCGGCCCCGGCTGCGGCGGCGGTGGCGCGCCGCCCGCCTCGATCCCGGCGCCGGTCACGCAACTGATGACCATCAGCCCCCCCAGCCCTACGGGCGCGGTGTCCATCACTGGCGCGCCCGGCGCGGCGCAGCCCAACGCCAACGTCCAGGCCCAAAACGTCGACCAAGTCGGCCCCTTCACTTGGCTCAAGGAGCTGCTGATCCGCAGTGCCCACGCCCAGACCTTCTTCGTCGAGGTCCCGGCCGACAACCAGGGCGCCTTCAATCTGCTGATCGACGGGGCCAGCGGCGAGCGCATCGATATCCGGCAAGAGGTGAACGGCGAGTTCAGTCCGGCGGTGACGCTGATCGTGCCTTGAACAGGGCCGTCCACTGCTCCACGCTCAGCTCTTCGGCGCGGGCCTGAGGCTTGGCGCCCGTCGCGGCCAGCCGCGCCTCCACCTCCGCGGCGCTCGCATGGCCGAAGAAGGCGCGTAAATTCTGCCGCAGCATCTTGCGGCGCTGCGCAAAGCCGTCATGCAGGCAGACCTCGAAATATTCCCACTGCTCCTGCGGCAGGAGCGGCGCCTCCCGCTTGCGAAACCTCAAGACCAGGCTTTCCACCTTCGGCGGCGGCCTAAAGGCCGAGGGCGACACGACGCAGACCGTCCGGCACTCGGCGGCGAGCTGCGTGAAGACGCTCAGCGAGCCGTAGGCCTTCGACGCCGGTTTGGCCGTGAGACGCTCGCCCACTTCCTTTTGGAACATCAAGACCATCTCGGTCCCCGGCGCGGTCGCCCGCAGCAGCTTGGTGAAGATGGCGGTGCCGACGTTGTAGGGAAGATTCGAGACGATCTTCAAGTTAGATCCCAACCGCGCCTCCACCTCGCGCCAATCCAGCTCCAGAAAATCCCCCTCGAGCACCTCCACCGGAAATCCGGCCAAGCGCTCCCGCAGCCAGGCGGCCAGCTCGCGGTCCTTCTCGACGAGCAGGAGGCGGCCGACCCGCTCGGCCAGCGGCAAGGTCAGGGCGCCGCGCCCGGGGCCGATCTCGAGGACATGGTCTTCCGCCTTCGGGTCGAGGGCCCGCAGGATGCGCTGAATCACGGCTTGGCGGTGGAGGAAGTGTTGGCCGAGGGATTTCTTCGGGCTCAAGGAGCGACTCCGAGCGGGAGCCGGGCCTGGGCGTTGAGCGTGAGCGGATGGGAACGCCCCGCGCGGAGGTAGCGCTCGCCGACGAAGGCGATCATCGCGCCGTTGTCCATGCAGTACTTGGGCGCGGGCAGGACGAGGTCGACGCCGCGCTCGGCGGCCAGTTCGGCCAGGGCCGAGCGCAGCGGCCCGTTGCAGGCGACGCCGCCGGCCACGACCAGCTGCCGGGCGGGGCGCGCCTCGAGGGCACGGCGGCACACCGCCGTCAGGGCGCGGACCACCCCGCGCTGAAAGGAGGCCGCGAGGTCCGCGGCGCGGCCCCGCGCGGGGCCTTCCAAAAATTCCATCGCCGCCGTCTTCATCCCGCTGAAGCTGGTGTGCAGGGGGCGTCCCTTCACCTGCGGCACCGCGAAGTCGAAGGCCTTGGCGTCGCCCTCCCGCGCCAGGCGCTCGACGGCGGGGCCTCCCGGGAAGCCCAGCCCCATGCGCTTGGCGACCTTGTCGAAGGCCTCGCCGGCCGCGTCGTCGACGGTGTGGCCGAGGATCTCGTAATCGCCGAAGGCTCGCACGTAATAGAGATGCGTGTGTCCCCCGGAGACCGCCAGCGCGAGGAAGGGATAGCGCTCCTCGTTTTCGAGGAAGGCGCTCCAAAGGTGGCCCTCGATGTGGTGAACGCCGCGGAAGGGCAGGCCCCGCGCGTAGGCCAGGGCCTTGGCGAAGTTGAGCCCCACCAAGAGCGAGCCCACCAAGCCCGGCGCGAAGGTCGCGGCGACGCCCTCGACCGCATCGAGGCCGCGTCCCGCCTTCTGAAGGGCCAGCTCGAGGGTCGGCTCGAGGGACTCGAGGTGGCGGCGCGAGGCGATCTCGGGGACGACGCCGCCGAAGGGCGCGTGGTCAAGGGTCTGGGTCGCGGTGACATTGGCGAACACCCGCCCCTCGTCGACGAGCGACATGGACAAGTCGTCGCAGGAAGATTCGATGCCGAGGACTAACATGCGATCCTATTCCAATTTAGAACAAGGGCGCGCCGGACTCATGCGTCGCCGGCGGAACTTCGGGGGCCGGGGCGCTGGGCGCGGGTTCCGGCTTCGGAGCCGTCGGCGTCGGCGGTGAGGTCGGCGACGTGGGCTGGCCGCTGGGCGGCGGCGGCAGGGGCGCGCGCGGCATGGGGTGTGGTTTCATGATCGGCTTGTAGACCGGCTCGCCGGTCGCCGGGGGCGTCGGCGGCGCCTTCGGTTCGGAGCCGCCGCCCAGCGCCAGGGCGGGCGACTTGTGCTCCAACTCCTCCAGCCGGGCCAAACGGCCCTTGGCCTGGAAGGCCTCCGCGGAATTCGGATAGGTCGCGATCACCTTTTGGAAAAATAGCTTCGCCTCGGCGTTCTTGTTCAGCTTCATAAAGGACATCCCCTGTTTGTAAACACCCTCCTTGACGCGCGGGTGCTGCGGGTATTTTTCGGAGAGCGCCTGAAATTCGCTGATCGCCTTCGCGTAGTCGCCCAGCGAGTAGAAGGACTCGGCCACCCAGTACTGGGCGCTGCCCGCGTACTCGCTCTTGGGGTACTTGCGCAAAAAGCCCATGAAGCCCGAGGCGGCGTTGCGGTAGTCGCGGGCGTTGGCGACGTTGAGCAGCGACTGGAACTCTTGCAGCTCGGCGGGGTTGACCGCCGCGCCCGGCGCCTTGGGGGCCTCGGGGGCGCCGCTCAGCTTGAGGTTGATGTCCTTCAGAAGGTTGTGGAGCTGGCCGATCTTGTCTTCCAGCGAGGAGACGCGCTGGTCAAGGTCTTGGTAGACGCGATCGGATTCTTTCATGATGTACTGCGAGCTGTCGAGCTGCCCCTTGATGAGGCGGAATTCCTGCTGCACCTCGGTCAGCGCGTTCATGGCGCGGGCCACGTCTTGGTAATTTTTTTGGTTGGTGGCGACGAGGTGGTCGACCTTTTGATTCAGTTCGGCCAGGGTGGCCGCCTGGACCGGCCGTGCCGCAATCCCCAGCCCAAACAAGGCAGCCAGCGCCATGCCTCCGGCGATCGTATATTTGTTAAGTCCATGATTTTTCATGAATTTGGGCCTCCATTTGCCCGAGGGCGAAAAAAAACCACAGGGACTATACGCATCGGGCGGGTCCCTGTGGTTTTATTTAATTTACGGCCGGTCGGCAAGACGAAAGGCCTAGCGTCGCCCCTTGAAGTCGTCGCGGCGATTTTGCGCCCAAGCCGCTTGATTGTGCTCGGGATTCACCGGTCGGCTCTCGCCGTAGCTGATGGTGTTCATCCGGTCGGCGGAAACGCCGAGGTTGACCAAGTAGTTCTTCGCGGCCATGGCCCGGCGCTCGCCCAGGGCGAGGTTGTATTCTTCGGTGCCCCACTCGTCGGTGTTTCCCTCGATGATGATGTTGACGTTGGGATTGGCCTTCAACCACTCCGAATGGCTGGCGAGCTTCTGCTGGGCGTCGGGGCGGATGTTATATTTGTCGAAGTCGAAGTGGATCGACTCGAGGGGGACGTTGATCAGGTCGACGCCGTCGCCCGAGGAGACCGGGCCCTTCTTTTGGCAGGCGGCCCCGAACAGGGCCAACCCAGCGGTCAGGGCCAGGGTCAGGATTTTGTGTTGAAATTTCATGGCTTGGATCCTCCATTTTCCTTGGATGCACGGATCTAAAAGGTTTAATTTAAAAAACCGGTCTCAGGGGGTCAAGGAATATCATGAAAGAAAAAATGCGCCTCCATCTCGTCCAATGCGCCACCGTCGCCGGGTGGCCCCTCGCGACACTCGCAAAATTGCAAGAGCTCCTTGGGGGAATTCGCGCCCGGGCGGGCGACGTCCTGGTCTTTCCGGAGATGTGGCCCTCGGGATTTTCCCTGGCCGAGCGGGGCCGCTTGACGGAGGAGAACGCCGCCTGCCGCGAGTGGCTGCGCGACTATGCCCGGCGCTTTCGCTGCACCCTCGTCGGCTCCATGCTCGAGCTCGCCCGCGGCCGCGCCTACAACCAGGCCTATGCGATCGGACCGCGCGGCGAGACCCTGGCCGCTTACCGCAAGATTCACCTCTTCGAATTCGGCGGCGAGCACCGGCACTTCAGCCCCGGCCGCCGGGTGGTCTCCTTCCGGAGTCCTTGGGGCAGGATCGGCCTGGCCGTCTGCTACGACCTGCGCTTCCCCGAGCTGTTTCGGCGGCTCTCGAAAAAAGGCGTCCGCCTCATCTTCGTCCCCAGCGCTTGGCCGCGGGACCGCCTCGATCACTTTCTTTCTCTCCTCAAGGCGCGGGCCATCGAAAATCAGTGTTTTATGGTGGGCCTCAACAAGGTGGGGCCGGGCCGCCACGAGAAGCCCGTCGTCTACGGCGGACACTCCGCGGTCTTCGGCCCGTGGGGGGAAAAGCTGGCCGAGATGGGGGCGCGGCCGGGGGTCTTGAGCCTGGAGCTCGAACTTGGTGCGGTGGAGCGCGTGCGCCGGCGTTATCCCTTCCTGAAGAGCCGGGTCCTGGGATAATAAAAAGAAGGTGGTCGAGGCACCCCCGCCCCTGTTACACTCGGACCTTTGCATGTCCCGCGGGGGCCGATGGATGCGTGTATGAACGCGAAGACCAAAAAGGAAAAACGCCTCTACCCGAGGCGCCCGATCCGCACCCAGGTCGTCTTCGAGAACGAGGACAGCGAGGGCGTGCTGTATTTCTTCTCGACGGACATCAGCGCGGGCGGGCTCTTCCTCGAGTCGGACATCCCCGTCAAGCTGGGGACCCAGGTCTTCCTGCGCTTCAGCCTGACCCCGAAGGCCCGTCCGATCCAGGCCACCGGTGAGGTGGTGCGGGTCATGCGCGACCAAAACGAGGCGGGACAGGGCAAGGTGGGGATCGGCATTCGCTTCGTCTACATCCATCCGCTGGACCGCGAGCTGATTCAGGACTTCATCAACCAAGCCGGGTCCTGAACCCTTCCAGCATATTAATCAATTCGAAATCCTGCATTCATTTTTGATGGGTGGCCGGGCGGGGGGGCCTATGGACTACTTGGCGATTGGCAAAATCCGCAGCGCCGCTTGCGAGCACGTTGGGGGTGCAGACCGGACAGGACCCATCAAAAATGAATGCAGGATTTCGACCCCTTATTAAGCCTGGAACAACTTCCGCCCCAGCTCATAGAGGCCATCAAGGTCGTGGATGTCCCGCTCCAGCTGCGGCATGACCTTGAAGACGAAGCCGTGGCGGGAGAACTCCATCCGACTCTGAAAAGCCTCGATCTCGGCCTCGTCGCGCTGGGCGAGGCTTTTGAAGAGGTAGGCCATCTCCTGGTACTCCGAGCGGGTCTTGGCCTTGAGGCCCTCCGGGAGCGGCTTGCCCGCCTCCGGCAGGACCTGGACGCGGTTGAAGATGAAGCCGGCGAAGGGCAGCGCGTTGTCCTGGATCTTGCGGTAGAAGTACTCCGCCTCGCGCAGCGGAATCGGCTGCGGCGCGGCCACCAGCAGAAAGCCGGTGTCCTTGTCGTGCAGCAAGAGCTCGACCTTCTGCGCGCGGTCCTGGAAGCCCTCCAGCAGGCCCGAGACCGAGACCAGCATCTGGGAGAGGTCCTGCAGGAACTCGAAGCCCGCCACCTTGTCGAAGGTCCTGAAGACCCGCTTCACCGAGCGGTCCAGCAGCTGCAGCGAACTCTTGCTGACGAAGAGCGAGGGCTTGAGGAACCACTTCATCACGCTGTCGCCGACCATGGCGCTCATTTTGGTTGGGGCGTCGAGAAAATCTAGGGCGTGGCGCGAGGGCGGCGTGTCGAGGACGACCAAATCGTAGTCGCGCTCCTGCACGACCTCGTAGAGTTTCTCCATCGCCATGTACTCCTGGGAACCGGCGATCATGTTGGAGAGGTGCTGGTAGAGCTTGTTCTGCAGGATGACCTGGGCCTTCTCCTCGCTGGGCGCATACTTGAGGAGCAGGGCGGCGAAGGTCCGCGTGGTGTCCAGCATCATCGCGAAGAGCGGCGCCTTCGGCTCGATGCCGGCGCGCCTCAGCTCGGCCTTGGGGATTTCCTTCTCTTGGAAGTCGATCTTCTGAATCCCCAAGGAATTGGCGAGGCGCTTCGCCGGGTCGATGGTCAGGACGATGGTCTTGTAGCCCATGGACGCGGCATAGAGGGCCAGGGCCGCGGAGGTCGTCGTCTTGCCGACACCTCCCGAGCCGCAGCAGATCAGGACCTTCTTGCGTTCCAACAGGCCGTGCAGGGCGCCCTTTTTCGCCTCCGGGCTCATGGCCGCACCCCCGTCAGCTGGGCGCGAATCGACTCGCTCAAGGATTCGGCGATCCGGACCGGCTGCTTGGTCTGGTAGACCAAAGGCAGGTCCAGGACCTGGCGTCCCGGCAGGCGCTCGCGCAGGCGGTCGCGGTAGAAGGCGCTCTGCTCGGCGCGCTGTCGGTATAAATGCAGCATGGGGTTCTCAACCTTCGCCTTCTTCAGATCCTGCAGCGAGTCGGCGCCGAGGACCTCGGGCCAGAGTGAGTTGAGCAGGACGGGCCCGACTCCGACCTTCGCCTGACGCTCGAGCTTTTCGTCCATCTCGACCGCCTCGTTGACGGGCATTTCCTCGGGCAAAGTCACCAGCCAGGTCAGGGTCTTCTGCGGGTCGCGGATCAGCGCGAGAATCTGCTGCGCGTTGTTCTTCAGCGGGCCGACGCGGACCGCATCGACCACGACCTGCGGGACCGTGAGCAGCGAGAGGCTGTGGCCGGTGGAAGGCGCGTCGACGATGACCAGGTCGAAGAGCGGTTTTTTTCCGCGCCGCGCCTCGTCCTCGACGAAGGCCCAGATCTTGCCGATGGTCAGCAGCTCGGCCAGGCCGGGCGCGGCGTCGATGAAATGCCGGACATACTTGTTGTTGAAGACGGCGTTGTAGAGGAATTCGAACTTGACCTGGCGCAGGACGTATTCCTGAAAGGCCGGCTCAGGGTCGATGCGGGCCAGGGAGAGGCCGTTCTTGAAGGCCTTGGGCTCATAGCCCACGCCCTCGGCCTCGAAGAGCTCGGCCAGGTGAGTGAGGCCGTGCGTCTCGACCATCAGCACCTTGAGCCCCTGCCTCGCGGCCAAGAGCCCCAAGGCCGCGGCCACCGTGGTTTTGCCGACGCCGCCCTTCCCGGTGACGATCCAGAGACGGCGCTGCAGCAATCCGTTTAATTCCCAGGTCCCGGTCATGCCGATGGCATCCTAAATTTTCGTCCCTGTGGCAAGTTATGAAAAAACAAAAAAGGGCCGCCCCTTTCGGAGCAAGCCCTTTTTCGAGGGAGGTAAGCTCTTTTTTTTCGCGTCTTAAGCCGCCTTGCGGGTCAGGTGGCTGAGTCGCTTCTCGAGGCTGACGATCTTCTTCTCGAGTTTGACCACTTCGTCTTGGGTCGGGATGCTGAGGATGCCCAGCAATTCTTTCTTGGTTTGACCCAGGGTCAGCTTGGCCTTTTGGACCAAGTCGTTATCGCCGAGCTGGTCGACGATGTTTCCTAAATTCTTGCGAACTTGCTTGAAGACGCCGCCGAGGTTCACCTTGCGGGAGAGCAGCTCGACCTCTTTCACCGAACTGATCACCTCTTCGGCCAGCCGGCGCACCTCGCGCTCGACGTCGTCGCGTTTTTCGGAGGCCAGGGAAACCAAGTCGCCCGACTTCACCCAGGCGAGCAAGTCGTCGAAGCTTCTACGCAATTCGCGTCCGGAGCGTTCTCCCTTTTTCACGATTTTCTTGAACAGCACCTCGACCTCGGACTCGAGTCGATTGACGACGCGATTGATGTCTTCGAATTTTTGCGCAATGGCGTGCTTGGCGTTGGACACTGCGGGGACCTTTCGAGCCTTTGGAAGCTTTTTCTTGGCTGCTTTTTTCGACATTGGATACTCCCTCCAATTTGAAGATTGAAAACCGCTCACCCGTCAATCGTGAGTCAGCGCTAACACGGCGCGTCAACCCTGTCAATACTCTTTTTTACGCGATGCGTTAGATTCGGAAGGGCGCAGGTCGATAAGACGTAACTGTATGTTTTTACTTCCATTCCATTCGTTCCATCCGGGGACGCAAGCGACGTCGACCTCGCTGTCCAAGGCCGGCAGCTTTTCGGCCAAGCGAAAGCCGATCGCCCCGAAGGCCGCCTTCCCCTCCCCCACCCTCAGGCGCAGGTGCTTCTCGCCAACGATACGGCTCTCGCGGACCCGCAGGCCCGTGAGGCGGAGTACCGGCTCCGGGTTTCCCAGGCCGAAGGGCTCGAGACGGCGGATTTCCTCGAGCAAGGCGGCGTCGATCGCGGCCAAGCGAGAATCGGCATCCAACTTGAGCGCGGGCTGGAAGTCCTCGTCCTTGAGGCGGGAACGAACCGCGGCGTCGAAGGCCTCGGAAAAGGCCTCCAAGCGCTCGCGCGCCAAGGAGAGGCCCGCGGCGTAAAAATGCCCGCCGAACTTGCTTAGGTGCTCGCCGCAGTCGTGCAGCGTCTCGACCAGGTTGAGATTGCGGATCGAACGTGCCGAGCCCTTCAGCCCGTCTTTGTCGCGGGAGAGCACGATGGACGGCAGGTAGTATTTTTCGACCAGGCGGCTGGCCACGATGCCGACGACGCCGGGATGCCAATCCTCGTGGAACAGCACCAGGCTGCGGCGGCGCTCGAAGAGCCGCTCGGCCTCGACCCGGGCGCAGGCCTCGCGGGCGATTTCGTCTTCCAAGTCCTGGCGCTCGGCGTTGGCGCGGTCGAGGCGCCGCGCCAGCTCCAGGGCCTCCGCCTCGCTGCGCGAGAGCAGCAGCTTGACGCCGAAGGCGGCATCGTCCAGGCGGCCCACCGCGTTGATGCGGGGGCCGAGGCGAAAGCCCACTTGGTCCGCGCTCACCTCGCCGTCCACGCCCGCGACTTCCTTCAAGGCCTTCAGTCCGGGCCGCGAGGTGCGACTTAAGACTTTCAAACCCTCGCGCACCAATATGCGGTTGACTCCCTTCAAGGGCGCCATATCGGCGACAGTGCCGACGGCGACCAGGTCAAGGGCGCGGCGCAGGTTGGGCTCGCGGTCGCCCAGCAGGCCCGCCTCGCGCAGGGCCTTGCGCAGGGCGATCAAAAGATAAAAGGCGACGCCGACGCCCGCCAATTCCTTGCCGGGAAAGGCGTCCCCGGCCTGCTTGGGATTGAGGATCGCGAAGGCCTCCGGGAGGCGGGGCGGAACCTCGTGGTGGTCGGTGACGATCAGATCCAGACCGAGATCGCGGGCCACTTCGGCCTCGGCGACGGCGCTGATCCCGTTGTCGACCGTAATCACGACCTTGGCGCCCTGCTCGCGGATTTTCTTTAAGGCCCCGGCGTTGAGGCTGTAGCCCTCGCTCAGGCGGTGCGGGATGTAGTAGTCGACCTCGGCGCCCAAGTCCTGAAAAAACTCCGTCAGCAGGGCCGTCGCGGTCGTCCCGTCGACGTCGTAATCTCCGTAAACGACGATCTTTTCCTTGTCGCGCAGGGCGCGCAGCAACCGGGCGACGGCCTTGTCCATGCCGAGCAATAGTTCGGGCTCGGGGAGGTGGGCCAGGGAGGGCTGCAGAAATCGCTCGGCCGCCTCGACGTCGCGGATATTCCGCTGCGCCAGGAGGCGGGCCAGGATCGGCGAGACGCCTAGTTGCCCCTCCAGATGGCGGGCGATGCCTTCGTCGCAGGATTGGAGCAGCCAGCGCTTTTGCAAAGGACGCCTCGTCGAGTCGAGGAGAAAATGGAACTTAGGCCTTCGCTCCCGCGGCGCCCTTGCCCAGGCCAAAACGGTGCCCGTGCTGCTTGAGGAAGATGAAGACGGGCGAGGCGATCGAGATCGAGGAGTAACTGCCGGTGATGACGCCGATCATCATCGCGAAGGCGAAATTCTTGATGTCTCCGTCGGTGCGGAAATACAAAACGGTCACGACGAAGAAGACGGTCAGCGACGTAATGATGGTGCGGCTCAAGGTCTCGTTGATGCTCTTGTTGACGACCTCGACCAGGCCCATCCCCTTGTGTTTCTGCAGATCCTCGCGGATGCGGTCGAAGACGATGATCGTGTCGTTGATCGAGTAGCCGATGATGGTGAGGATGGCCGCCACGACCGTCAGGTTGACCTCAAGCCCCAACAGGGCAAAGATGCCGACGGCGACCAGGACGTCGTGGATCAGGGCAATGATGGCCCCGGGCGCGAAGTAAAAATCGAAGCGGAAGCCGATGTAGATCAGCATGATCACCCAGGCCCAAAGCACCGCGTAAAGGCCCTTGGTGCGCAATTCTTTACCGACCTTGGGCCCCACGAACTCCTCTTGCAGCATCTGGAAGCTGCCGGCGCCGAAGGTCTTCTCGAAGGCCTGGTTGAAGGGCCTGGAGAAACCTTCCTCCAATCCCTCGATCTGCTCGCTTTTGACGATGAAGGTGTTCGCCTTGGCCTCGCCGAAGCGCTGCACCACCACGTGGCTCAGGCCGGCCTGCCTCAGGGCGTCGGTCAAGGCGCCCTCGTTGACGGAGTTTTGGAATTGATAGATGAATTTCAGGCCACCTGTGAAGTCGGTGCCGAAATTGAGGCCCTTCACGGCCACCGCCGCCAAGCCCGCCGCCACGATCGCCATCGAGACGATGAGCATCAGCCATCGGTATTTCATGAACGGAATTTCTTTTTTCAGTCGCGTCATAGGCTACAGGCTCAATTTCTTCACTTCGCGTCGGCTCAAGACGTAGTCGTAAACCAACCGGGTGATGACCACCGCCGAGTAGAGGGTCGTCAGAATACCGATCATCAAAGTGACCGCGAAACCACGCACCGGTCCGGTGCCGAACTGGTACAGCACCACGCCCGAGAGAAAGGTGGTGATGTTCGCGTCCAAGACCGCGCGAATGGCGTTGGAATAACCCGCGTCGACGGCGGCCTTGACGGTCTTGCCGGCGGCGAGCTCTTCTTTGATGCGCTCGAGGATGACAACGTTGGCGTCGACCGCCATGCCGATGGTCAAGACGATGGCCGCCACGCCGGGCAAAGTC comes from Deltaproteobacteria bacterium PRO3 and encodes:
- a CDS encoding TIGR02266 family protein is translated as MDACMNAKTKKEKRLYPRRPIRTQVVFENEDSEGVLYFFSTDISAGGLFLESDIPVKLGTQVFLRFSLTPKARPIQATGEVVRVMRDQNEAGQGKVGIGIRFVYIHPLDRELIQDFINQAGS
- the tsaD gene encoding tRNA (adenosine(37)-N6)-threonylcarbamoyltransferase complex transferase subunit TsaD → MLVLGIESSCDDLSMSLVDEGRVFANVTATQTLDHAPFGGVVPEIASRRHLESLEPTLELALQKAGRGLDAVEGVAATFAPGLVGSLLVGLNFAKALAYARGLPFRGVHHIEGHLWSAFLENEERYPFLALAVSGGHTHLYYVRAFGDYEILGHTVDDAAGEAFDKVAKRMGLGFPGGPAVERLAREGDAKAFDFAVPQVKGRPLHTSFSGMKTAAMEFLEGPARGRAADLAASFQRGVVRALTAVCRRALEARPARQLVVAGGVACNGPLRSALAELAAERGVDLVLPAPKYCMDNGAMIAFVGERYLRAGRSHPLTLNAQARLPLGVAP
- a CDS encoding carbon-nitrogen family hydrolase, yielding MKEKMRLHLVQCATVAGWPLATLAKLQELLGGIRARAGDVLVFPEMWPSGFSLAERGRLTEENAACREWLRDYARRFRCTLVGSMLELARGRAYNQAYAIGPRGETLAAYRKIHLFEFGGEHRHFSPGRRVVSFRSPWGRIGLAVCYDLRFPELFRRLSKKGVRLIFVPSAWPRDRLDHFLSLLKARAIENQCFMVGLNKVGPGRHEKPVVYGGHSAVFGPWGEKLAEMGARPGVLSLELELGAVERVRRRYPFLKSRVLG
- the pal gene encoding peptidoglycan-associated lipoprotein Pal, which gives rise to MKFQHKILTLALTAGLALFGAACQKKGPVSSGDGVDLINVPLESIHFDFDKYNIRPDAQQKLASHSEWLKANPNVNIIIEGNTDEWGTEEYNLALGERRAMAAKNYLVNLGVSADRMNTISYGESRPVNPEHNQAAWAQNRRDDFKGRR
- a CDS encoding ArsA family ATPase, with amino-acid sequence MTGTWELNGLLQRRLWIVTGKGGVGKTTVAAALGLLAARQGLKVLMVETHGLTHLAELFEAEGVGYEPKAFKNGLSLARIDPEPAFQEYVLRQVKFEFLYNAVFNNKYVRHFIDAAPGLAELLTIGKIWAFVEDEARRGKKPLFDLVIVDAPSTGHSLSLLTVPQVVVDAVRVGPLKNNAQQILALIRDPQKTLTWLVTLPEEMPVNEAVEMDEKLERQAKVGVGPVLLNSLWPEVLGADSLQDLKKAKVENPMLHLYRQRAEQSAFYRDRLRERLPGRQVLDLPLVYQTKQPVRIAESLSESIRAQLTGVRP
- the ybgF gene encoding tol-pal system protein YbgF, with the protein product MKNHGLNKYTIAGGMALAALFGLGIAARPVQAATLAELNQKVDHLVATNQKNYQDVARAMNALTEVQQEFRLIKGQLDSSQYIMKESDRVYQDLDQRVSSLEDKIGQLHNLLKDINLKLSGAPEAPKAPGAAVNPAELQEFQSLLNVANARDYRNAASGFMGFLRKYPKSEYAGSAQYWVAESFYSLGDYAKAISEFQALSEKYPQHPRVKEGVYKQGMSFMKLNKNAEAKLFFQKVIATYPNSAEAFQAKGRLARLEELEHKSPALALGGGSEPKAPPTPPATGEPVYKPIMKPHPMPRAPLPPPPSGQPTSPTSPPTPTAPKPEPAPSAPAPEVPPATHESGAPLF
- the rsmA gene encoding ribosomal RNA small subunit methyltransferase A: MPPCPRGAPRPAAGRGRRRRLQRAAALGPGRTGRRARRRPRPARAQVLHGQRRDDRLRRRALPPRGAFPSAHAQRPGPAPARSRSLSPKKSLGQHFLHRQAVIQRILRALDPKAEDHVLEIGPGRGALTLPLAERVGRLLLVEKDRELAAWLRERLAGFPVEVLEGDFLELDWREVEARLGSNLKIVSNLPYNVGTAIFTKLLRATAPGTEMVLMFQKEVGERLTAKPASKAYGSLSVFTQLAAECRTVCVVSPSAFRPPPKVESLVLRFRKREAPLLPQEQWEYFEVCLHDGFAQRRKMLRQNLRAFFGHASAAEVEARLAATGAKPQARAEELSVEQWTALFKARSASPPD
- a CDS encoding ArsA family ATPase, with the translated sequence MSPEAKKGALHGLLERKKVLICCGSGGVGKTTTSAALALYAASMGYKTIVLTIDPAKRLANSLGIQKIDFQEKEIPKAELRRAGIEPKAPLFAMMLDTTRTFAALLLKYAPSEEKAQVILQNKLYQHLSNMIAGSQEYMAMEKLYEVVQERDYDLVVLDTPPSRHALDFLDAPTKMSAMVGDSVMKWFLKPSLFVSKSSLQLLDRSVKRVFRTFDKVAGFEFLQDLSQMLVSVSGLLEGFQDRAQKVELLLHDKDTGFLLVAAPQPIPLREAEYFYRKIQDNALPFAGFIFNRVQVLPEAGKPLPEGLKAKTRSEYQEMAYLFKSLAQRDEAEIEAFQSRMEFSRHGFVFKVMPQLERDIHDLDGLYELGRKLFQA